In Calypte anna isolate BGI_N300 chromosome Z, bCalAnn1_v1.p, whole genome shotgun sequence, the following are encoded in one genomic region:
- the MRPL50 gene encoding 39S ribosomal protein L50, mitochondrial, which yields MAVVPALRLAAQRLGMGLGPGPGSPPRRALWDGLRKKEKEEPEKIVAEEKKEPPRLVCPPPPSRSYLPPADLQSRLQSHVREVFGASLPEQWQQAPLDDLKRKYHLLSQLAAELGHAVPNSQLHLMRTAGDVLDFYSTPVKDASKLDELCAAKLPHNLKIMRKQ from the exons ATGGCGGTGGTGCCTGCCCTGCGGCTGGCGGCCCAGCGGCTGGGTATGGGTCTGGGTCCGGGTCCGGGTTCTCCGCCGCGCAGGGCTCTCTGGGACGGCCTGAG gaaaaaggaaaaagaagaaccagaaaaaatagttgctgaagagaaaaaggagccACCCAGGCTGGTGTGTCCCCCACCACCCAGCAGGAGCTATCTTCCCCCCGCAGACTTGCAGAGCCGCCTCCAGTCCCACGTCAGGGAGGTGTTTGGCGCATCGCTCCCTGAGCAGTGGCAGCAGGCACCCCTTGATGACTTAAAGCGGAAGTACCACCTCCTgtcccagctggcagcagagctgggccaCGCTGTCCCCAACTCACAGCTCCACCTGATGCGCACTGCTGGGGATGTCCTGGATTTCTACAGCACTCCTGTGAAGGACGCCTCCAAGTTGGATGAACTGTGTGCAGCAAAGCTGCCCCACAACCTGAAGATCATGAGGAAGCAGTGA
- the ALDOB gene encoding fructose-bisphosphate aldolase B has product MTHQFPALSAEQKKALADIAQRIVASGKGILAADESVGTMANRLQRINVENTEENRRAFREILFTSDASISQSIGGVILFHETLYQKDSTGKPFTALIKEKGIVIGIKLDKGAAPLAGTNGETTIQGLDGLAERCAQYKKDGVDFGKWRAVLKITSTTPSELAIQENANALARYASICQQNGLVPIVEPEVLPDGDHDLQRCQYVSEKVLAAVYKALSDHHVYLEGTLLKPNMVMAGHSCPKKYTPQDVAVATVTTLLRTVPAAVPGICFLSGGQSEEEASVNLNAMNQLPVAKPWKLTFSYGRALQASALAAWLGKSENKKAAQEAFRKRAQINSLACRGQYVTSGKTDAAATQSLFTACYTY; this is encoded by the exons ATGACCCACCAGTTCCCAGCActgtctgcagagcagaagaaagctCTGGCAGACATTGCTCAGAGGATTGTGGCTTCAGGGAAGGGGATCCTAGCTGCAGATGAATCAGTTG GTACCATGGCCAACAGGCTGCAGAGGATCAATGTGGAGAACACTGAGGAGAATCGCCGGGCTTTTCGAGAGATCCTCTTCACTTCAGATGCTTCCATCAGCCAGAGCATTGGGGGAGTGATCCTGTTCCATGAGACTCTCTATCAGAAGGACAGCACTGGAAAGCCATTTACAGCTCTCATCAAAGAAAAAGGCATTGTGATAGGAATAAAG CTGGATAAAGGTGCAGCACCCCTTGCTGGAACAAATGGAGAAACCACCATCCAAG ggcTTGATGGACTGGCTGAGCGCTGTGCCCAGTACAAGAAAGATGGTGTAGACTTTGGCAAGTGGCGTGCAGTGCTGAAGATCACCAGCACAACACCCTCTGAACTCGCCATCCAAGAGAATGCCAATGCATTGGCTCGCTATGCCAGCATCTGCCAGCAG aATGGCTTGGTGCCCATTGTGGAGCCAGAAGTCTTGCCTGATGGAGACCATGATCTCCAGCGCTGTCAGTATGTCTCAGAAAAG GTTCTGGCTGCTGTCTACAAGGCCTTGAGTGATCATCATGTGTACCTGGAAGGGACACTACTGAAACCCAACATGGTGATGGCTGGGCACTCCTGCCCCAAGAAGTACACCCCTCAGGATGTAGCTGTAGCAACTGTCACTACTCTTCTCCGCactgttcctgctgctgttcctg GAATTTGCTTCTTGTCTGGAGGTCAGAGTGAAGAGGAGGCTTCTGTCAACCTGAATGCCATGAATCAGTTACCTGTGGCTAAGCCTTGGAAACTGACCTTCTCATATGGCAGAGCCCTGCAAGCCTCTGCCCTGGCAGCATGGTTGGGCAAGAGTGAAAACAAGAAGGCTGCACAGGAGGCTTTCCGCAAGCGGGCACAG attaaCAGTTTGGCTTGCAGAGGACAATATGTCACCTCTGGGAAGACTGATGCAGCTGCTACCCAGTCGCTTTTCACTGCCTGCTACACCTACTAA
- the TMEM246 gene encoding transmembrane protein 246, translating to MLHQAWQLCGRWCRWSSPFIHLLTLTVVTFSVLAPLLCHRLLHSYFYLRHWHLNSMSQDFLEQNQQEGQAALHYFENLQAPNSSKASDSDAFQPLLLITIITVQRQNDFHYVLQVASHFHHLLQKCGAHCRSHRILLCNVESDPSSHQDAMLLSSFFPVVSRDKTGGTLDPRVTQFEKEKQDYVYCLEQSLLVYNPEYVLIVEDDAVPEEEIFAVLQHLLLNRFSKPYLRDALYFKLYHPERLQHYFNPEPMRILEWLGLGMFLGPVLACMYSWVMGHSSLSWLVVIFFAVYSMALSELVGRHYLLELRRLSPTLYNIVPVTECCTPAMLFPAPSALRASGYLKGLRCRQGFAKDTALYSLLRAKGENAYVVEPNLVRHVGMYSSLRLNDNPKLL from the coding sequence atgTTACACCAAGCCTGGCAGCTCTGTGGGAGGTGGTGCCGTTGGTCCAGTCCTTTTATCCATCTCCTCACACTGACTGTGGTGACATTCAGCGTGCTTGCACCTTTGTTGTGCCACCGGCTCCTCCACTCTTACTTCTATTTGCGGCATTGGCACCTGAATTCCATGAGCCAGGATTTCCTGGAGCAGAACCAGCAGGAGGGTCAGGCTGCCCTCCATTACTTTGAGAACCTACAGGCACCAAACTCCTCCAAGGCCTCTGACAGTGACGCCTTCCAGCCCTTGTTGCTGATCACCATTATCACTGTGCAGAGGCAAAATGATTTCCACTATGTCTTGCAGGTGGCCTCCCAtttccaccacctcctccagaAGTGTGGTGCACACTGCAGGAGCCACCGCATCCTCCTCTGTAATGTGGAGTCAGACCCCAGCAGCCATCAGGATGCCATGCTGCTGAGTAGCTTCTTCCCTGTGGTCAGTCGTGACAAAACTGGGGGGACCCTTGACCCCAGAGTGACCCAGTTtgagaaggagaagcaggactATGTCTATTGCCTTGAGCAGTCACTGTTGGTGTACAACCCAGAATATGTCCTCATAGTAGAAGATGatgctgtgccagaggaggaGATATTTGCTGTCTTGCAGCACCTCTTATTGAACCGGTTCTCCAAACCATACCTCAGAGATGCACTCTACTTCAAGCTTTACCATCCTGAGAGGCTTCAGCACTACTTCAACCCTGAACCCATGAGAATCCTGGAGTGGCTAGGGCTGGGCATGTTTCTGGGTCCTGTGCTGGCCTGCATGTACTCCTGGGTAATGGGGCACTCCAGCCTCAGTTGGCTCGTGGTCATCTTCTTTGCTGTGTACAGCATGGCCTTGTCAGAGCTGGTGGGACGGCACTACCTGCTGGAGCTGCGCCGGCTGTCCCCCACTCTGTACAACATCGTGCCTGTCACCGAATGCTGCACGCCTGCCAtgctcttccctgctccttctgccCTCCGTGCCTCGGGTTACCTGAAGGGGCTGCGCTGCCGCCAAGGCTTTGCTAAAGACACTGCCCTCTACTCACTGCTCCGTGCCAAGGGGGAGAACGCCTACGTGGTGGAACCCAACCTGGTCCGGCACGTGGGGATGTATTCCAGCCTTCGGCTAAATGACAACCCAAAGCTGCTGTGA